The nucleotide window TGAAGAACCACCTGATGTATGCTgtgagggaggaggtggagatCCTGAAGGAGCAGATCCGGGAGCTGGTGGAGAAGAACTCCCAGCTGGAGCGTGAGAACACCCTCCTGAAGACCCTGGCAAGCCCAGAGCAGCTGGAGAAGTTCCAGTCCCGTTTGAGCCCTGAAGAGCCAGCTCCTGAAGCCCCACAAGCACCTGAGGCCCCTGGTGGTTCTGCGGTGTAAGTGGCTCTGTCCTCAGGGTGGGCAGAGCCACTAAACCTGTTCTACCTAGTTCTTTCCAGTTTGTTTTTGGCTCCCCAAGCGTCATCTCACGTGGAGAACTTTACACCTAGCATA belongs to Eulemur rufifrons isolate Redbay chromosome 30, OSU_ERuf_1, whole genome shotgun sequence and includes:
- the TSC22D3 gene encoding TSC22 domain family protein 3 isoform X3; protein product: MAFQPPYSPSLFRKRDNASGASVVAIDNKIEQAMDLVKNHLMYAVREEVEILKEQIRELVEKNSQLERENTLLKTLASPEQLEKFQSRLSPEEPAPEAPQAPEAPGGSAV
- the TSC22D3 gene encoding TSC22 domain family protein 3 isoform X2, whose product is MNTEMYQTPMEVAVYQLHNFSISFFSSLLGGDVVSVKLDNSASGASVVAIDNKIEQAMDLVKNHLMYAVREEVEILKEQIRELVEKNSQLERENTLLKTLASPEQLEKFQSRLSPEEPAPEAPQAPEAPGGSAV
- the TSC22D3 gene encoding TSC22 domain family protein 3 isoform X4, giving the protein MDLVKNHLMYAVREEVEILKEQIRELVEKNSQLERENTLLKTLASPEQLEKFQSRLSPEEPAPEAPQAPEAPGGSAV